The following proteins come from a genomic window of Lolium rigidum isolate FL_2022 chromosome 5, APGP_CSIRO_Lrig_0.1, whole genome shotgun sequence:
- the LOC124655841 gene encoding beta-1,2-xylosyltransferase XYXT1-like produces the protein MGSPKAARSKAGQGGIWRRRVSAPFVVVLVAAVLVLVAFTGQFVQGPDASSRFTPVHVEDSIPRRVPADQGKTIFRVLFDYLCLVHRVLVVADRFRYAGLETSDSSRQEGEGSDQKAETDESLDEAIREQEQPPEDTTTEYSGKESGPQVQEDEEGILKEAGNAEIHPQKSCLLVIGSVLVDTYTVRQILTNILFWNYWWLPIFCQTGSAPYTKCTPPSSTTVCDLSNLRFDICELCGDARTIGQSSTVMYVPHTQTSDGEEWSIRAQSRKNLPWIKKVTVKSLNTSQPAPRCTSKHAMPAIVFALGGLTANVWHDFSDVLVPLFLTAREFDGDVQFLITNNQPWFTKKYSTILSNLTRHAIIDFDSDNQVRCYPHVIVGLRSHGDLGIYPNRSPQNYTMMDFRLFVRQAYGLAAPEVGIPYRADRDDPDKKPRVMLIDRGKTRRFVNAAYIIQGLEWFGFEVVMVDQNKTDSSSLDEFAQLVDSCDAIMGAHGAGLTNMVFLRSGGVVVHVVPHGVEFMADAFYGAPARDMGLRHVKYSISPEESTLLEKYGWNHTVIKDPEAVRSSGGLEKVGEVYMSEQDIVLNMTRFGPILLKAIDFIM, from the exons ATGGGGTCCCCGAAGGCGGCCAGGAGCAAGGCGGGCCAGGGCGGCATCTGGCGCCGCAGGGTCAGCGCGCCCTTCGTCGTCGTCCTGGTGGcggccgtcctcgtcctcgtcgccttCACCGGCCAGTTCGTGCAGGGCCCCGACG ctTCCTCGCGATTCACCCCGGTACATGTGGAGGACAGCATACCCCGGAGAGTTCCCGCAGATCAAGGCAAGACGATTTTTAGAGTTCTGTTCGATTACTTGTGTCTTGTTCATCGTGTCCTTGTGGTTGCTGACCGCTTCCGGTATGCAGGCTTGGAAACGTCGGATTCGTCAAGGCAAGAAGGGGAGGGGAGTGACCAAAAAGCTG AGACTGACGAATCTCTGGACGAGGCAATCAGAGAGCAGGAACAGCCTCCAGAGGATACCACCACCG AGTATTCGGGGAAGGAATCTGGCCCGCAAGTTCAGGAAGATGAAGAGGGCATATTGAAAGAAGCAGGTAATGCAGAGATACATCCTCAGAAAAGTTGTTTGCTTGTGATTGGGTCAGTGCTTGTAGATACATACACTGTTCGGCAGATACTTACAAATATACTGTTCTGGAACTA TTGGTGGTTACCTATTTTTTGCCAAACAGGTTCAGCACCATACACCAAGTGCACACCTCCATCCAGCACGACGGTCTGTGACCTTTCCAACCTGCGCTTCGACATATGTGAGCTGTGCggcgatgctcgcaccattggtcAGTCGTCCACTGTCATGTATGTCCCGCACACACAAACTTCTGATGGTGAAGAGTGGAGTATCCGAGCTCAGTCCCGGAAGAACCTTCCCTGGATAAAGAAGGTGACCGTCAAATCTCTGAATACCTCGCAACCAGCGCCAAGATGCACCTCCAAGCATGCCATGCCAGCCATTGTATTTGCCCTTGGTGGGCTCACAGCAAATGTCTGGCACGACTTCAGTGACGTCCTTGTTCCGCTGTTCCTCACCGCCCGCGAGTTTGACGGGGATGTTCAGTTCCTCATCACCAATAACCAGCCCTGGTTCACCAAGAAGTACTCGACAATCCTGAGCAACCTCACACGACATGCCATCATCGACTTTGACTCCGACAACCAGGTCAGGTGCTACCCGCATGTCATCGTTGGTCTGAGGAGCCACGGAGACCTCGGCATCTATCCAAACCGGTCACCGCAGAACTACACGATGATGGACTTCCGGCTGTTTGTCCGGCAAGCCTATGGTTTGGCGGCACCGGAAGTGGGCATACCCTACAGGGCCGACAGAGACGACCCTGACAAGAAGCCCCGGGTGATGCTCATTGACCGGGGCAAAACCCGGAGGTTTGTCAATGCAGCATACATCATCCAAGGCCTGGAGTGGTTCGGTTTTGAGGTGGTTATGGTCGACCAGAATAAGACCGACTCCAGCAGCCTCGACGAGTTTGCCCAGCTCGTCGACTCGTGCGACGCGATCATGGGCGCGCACGGTGCGGGCCTGACGAACATGGTGTTCCTGCGGTCAGGGGGTGTGGTTGTGCACGTCGTGCCACACGGAGTCGAGTTCATGGCCGACGCGTTCTATGGCGCGCCGGCACGGGACATGGGCCTAAGACATGTGAAGTACAGCATCAGCCCGGAGGAGAGCACGCTGCTGGAGAAATACGGGTGGAACCATACCGTGATCAAGGATCCTGAGGCTGTTAGGAGCAGTGGTGGGTTGGAGAAAGTTGGGGAGGTCTACATGTCCGAGCAGGACATCGTGCTCAACATGACCAGGTTTGGGCCTATTTTGCTGAAGGCGATAGATTTCATCATGTAG
- the LOC124651895 gene encoding protein IQ-DOMAIN 19-like, with product MGKAARWLRSFLTGKKGKGKARGGDGGPLPSLPAPAAKEKRRWSFRRPASSVSGRDTISTASGYQGHGRQLASTSSSHCFSADVHVVATAVQEDQLEHAAVPVPPLPAEAAIVAAPENGGNAEEAAAVRIQSAFRSYLARKALCALRGMVKLQAMVRGQLVRRQADATLRRIQALVAAQRRARAERLRLRLLEDGGAPASRRSPQHYLQHRSPRKTVAEADGARHSSCCSTPGKGDPYSRHNHRASPSPATRSENTSARTFSERFEEEHYSASAASFSAAGSEASWRHHRGGGKACHAHAGASASASYMANTESSRAKQARSQSAPRHRPEPASPSPSGRRRASLDPRDLAAGQVGQARAPSPGRSSVDARGAREAER from the exons ATGGGCAAGGCGGCCAGGTGGCTCAGAAGCTTCTTGACCGGCAAGAAGGGCAAGGGCAAGGCGAGGGGAGGCGACGGAGGACCGTTGCCGTCGCTGCCGGCGCCGGCCGCCAAGGAGAAGAGGCGATGGAGCTTCCGGCGTCCGGCGTCGTCGGTGAGCGGCAGGGACACGATCAGCACGGCGTCCGGGTATCAGGGGCATGGCCGCCAGCTCGCGTCCACGTCGTCGTCGCACTGCTTCTCGGCCGATGTGCACGTGGTGGCGACGGCGGTGCAGGAGGACCAGCTTGAGCATGCCGCCGTCCCTGTGCCGCCGCTGCCGGCCGAGGCTGCGATCGTTGCGGCTCCGGAGAACGGTGGCAACGccgaggaggccgccgccgtgAGGATCCAGTCGGCCTTCCGATCGTACCTG GCGAGGAAGGCGCTGTGCGCGCTGCGGGGGATGGTGAAGCTGCAGGCGATGGTGAGGGGCCAGCTGGTGCGGCGGCAGGCGGACGCGACGCTCCGGCGCATCCAGGCGCTGGTCGCGGCCCAGAGGCGCGCGCGCGCcgagcggctgcggctgcggctcctcgaggacggcggcgcgcccgCGAGCCGCCGGTCGCCGCAGCACTACCTGCAGCACCGCTCCCCTCGGAAGACCGTCGCGGAGGCGGACGGCGCGCGGCACAGCAGCTGCTGCTCGACGCCGGGGAAGGGGGATCCGTACAGCAGGCACAACCATagggcctcgccgtcgccggcgacgcGATCGGAGAACACGAGCGCGCGGACGTTCAGCGAGCGGTTCGAGGAGGAGCACTACTCGGCGTCGGCGGCGTCCTTCTCCGCGGCGGGGTCCGAGGCGAGCTGGCGCCACCATCGCGGCGGCGGCAAGGCGTGCCACGCCCACGCCGGCGCCAGCGCCAGCGCTAGCTACATGGCCAACACGGAGTCGTCGCGTGCCAAGCAGGCGCGGTCGCAGAGCGCGCCGCGGCATCGGCCCGAgcctgcctcgccgtcgccgagcgGGCGGCGAAGGGCTTCCCTGGACCCGCGggacctcgccgccggccaagttGGCCAGGCGCGCGCCCCCTCGCCCGGCAGGAGCTCCGTCGACGCGCGCGGCGCGCGTGAGGCCGAGCGGTAG